The genomic segment atgcatgtatgttgTATAAATATGTGTGAAGCTGCAGCATGGATTATGCAACATTTTCTGCCGGTTtgtgtgagattaagggtcattCTGTGTCCTGGTCCACTTCTCATAttacttttctaacttttttatataaatgattataTAAATGAAAGACTAAATTTCCTCAAAGGTAAAAATACCCAGCTACCCCACCGACCCATGGTATTCCATCTTCTACCTTTAGTAATGGAGACTTTTTACAAAGCAAGGCACAGGGAAGTGAGTCCAAATAGAAAGCAACCatcttggggtgactgggtggctcagtcattaagcaactgccttcggctcaggtcataatcccaaggtccttagattgagccccgcactgggctctctgcttggcaggaagcctgcttctccctctcccactcccgctacttgtattccctctctctctctctctctctctttcaaataaataaatcaataaaatcttaaaaaaaaaaaaaaagaaagaaagaaagaaagcaaacatctTGCTGGATGGAGAAACATACCAGACTCTGGGACTGCTGAAGTGGCTGGAAATTGGAGAAAAGAGTAAGAACTGTATAGAGGGAGGCTCTCCAGAAATATGCATGGGATCTCCTTGAGTCTTTAGCCAAGTATTAAGCTCTATATGTGTAGAGAGAAATTTTATGAAGCCTGGTAGAGAATAACTGGGAGACTCTGAGCTGCACAGAGATTTTATAGTTTGCCAATGCTGAACATTGTTGGAATTCTGATCAGCAAGAGTGGAGTGACTTGCTGAATATCTAAGCATTTAGCTGAGACCTCAAGAAACCTACATCTTAACTATGGCTACTACACACTATTCTAACACAACATAAACCCAGCTCCAACTGGATCATACTGATTCACCAGCAAATTaactgtgtattttaaaaaatattcatcactatttaaaagatataaaaactaataatataataaCTCATATTACATATCtagtaaataataacaaaattaatacacatagaagcaaaaaaaaatgtgacataaGATTTGGAGGATAAGCTACAGAAACATACCCCAAGATGACAAAGATGTTGGTATTAGCAGGAAAGAACTCTGAAACAACTATTATAAAAGTTTtcaataattcaaagaaaaatattaggcATAATGAGCAAATAGGTGGGGAATCTCGGTAGAAAAGTACAGGATactataaaagaagaataaatggatattctagaactgaaatgtataatatccaaaataaaatttttgctgAATGGGCTTAATAGCATACTAGACACTGCAGGAGAAAAAATCGATACTCTTGGCCCCAATGTCGTAGATCCATGAATCAATAACCAAACAAACAGGTCAAATGAAGACACTGAATTGACCCCATCAGAACCAAATCTGAGGAATTACAGCTTCTACGATCAGTTTCTCAATCTTGGCACTATGGGCATCTTGGACCAGATAATGTTTTGTTGAAGGGAAATGTCTTATACATTTTTAGGATGTTTAGTGGTATCTGTGGCTTCTACTCAGTAGATGCCAGATGAACTACCTTCACATTTGCAGAAACTGCCatgtccccagacattgccaaatgcccTCTAGAAGAAAATTGCCCCCAAATTGAAACCACAGCTCTaagtgaatgaaaagaaatagaacactAGATTTCAGTCTGCTCCAAAGATCACTCTTGTTATCTGAACACATAGTACTCTGTTCACACTTATAAACGACTTAAAATCATTGTTGACTTCTATTTCCCTTGCTAGAATATAAATTCCAGGAAGATAAAATAATCTGAGTCTTATGTCCTATCACACATCTAAGCTGGTGCCCCTCGCACTTTGAACGAATTGATGAAATGATGAATGCTGagttttagttctgttttttggGGACTCAGAGTGACTATACAATGCTGAGATAGTTTCCCTTTATGTATGACCTTTCAATAAACCCCTGaatattgggacacctggatggctcagtagggtTAAGCActcaacacttgattttggctcaggtcatgatctcagggttgcgagttcGAGCCTGCATGGAGCTCTGTGGtcagccaggaatctgcttgagattctttccctctgcccctcctccttcaaTTGATGGCCGATCTGATTGATCCATACCTAAATTCACTTCCCTTCTCCTATATTATTTCTAAGCAAGTCCTAAACATATTATCATTTCACCCTTAAATAGTTGAATACATAGCtctaaaaacagttttttaaagcaaaaccaaaatactTTCTTCACatcttaaaaaatcaacataattcCTTAATTTCATTAAATACCCAGTGTTCAAATTTCCAGTACTCTCAAGTGTcataagtgacttttatttttacagtaCATTTGATTGACTTGGGATTGAAATGAGGGTCATACATAGCAATTggttattctgtttttatttaatttaaatttatttattattttattattatttttttagagcgagaggggagggggcgggagcagggggagaggaaagataatttttagcaggctccatgccccgtggggagccctatgcagggttccatctcacCTCCAGAGATCCAGAGCTGAAATCCAGAATGgagcacttaacagactgagccacccaagcgccccagtttttctgttttcaaaatctCTTTTAAATGATAGGTTTTCTTGTTCTCCCTGTCCTaatcccctcctcctccttttgccctgccttcttcctcccctttctcctcttcctcttcttctccctctcccctttcctatTATTCATCAAAGAAATTGGGTTCTTTGTCCTGTATGTTCCAAACTCTGGTTTTTGCTGAAATTTTAAAGATGCAAATATTGTTCAGGgatttgtgtaaaaaaaattgacatttgtAGAATGTCTCACCTACTCCAGATTTGGTTCATATTTAGtggaaaaattacatttctatgGTGTGTTATCAGAAGATGTCACCATATTTGTTATGTGATCTGAGGGATCTGCATCAGAAGGGTCTGAACTTTTAGACTGTTTACACACAAAATGTCTATATTATTGTTACTGAGAAGAACAGTAAAATCAAGCTGAAGATCTGTTCTTCCTTTTGTGATAGATTTCTAGCTCCACTTAGGAGCTGTTACATGGtgttttctctccccactcccacctttGTGCCCAGGAGcaacatttgtttgtttgacagaaaaATACTAGCCCTGAAGACTTGTATtgacagaatttttatttcatctttatttagtAACTTGATCTCCATAAGACCAATAGCAATTTGATTTCATTTGATACCAATATCACCTCAAACTTGAACGACAATGTACTTGGGTATTTGTAATAACTTAGTGCCCGTTCAAGTGCATGATGGATTCTGACTTTTGCTTGAAGTTCATTATGAGCAACATGTCACAATACaagcagaaaaatataataacagagGCAGATTTTCCTGTCAAGTTCATTTAAACACCAGGCTTTCTCTTCTTGTCTATTGCCTGGAGTAAGATAACCTACCATGGTTTGAACTGGCAAATTGCTTCAGCACTAGGAGTACACAAATGACGAGTGTGTTGATTAATATATCTTTACACTATTTGCTTTTAGTTAGTATGCCCTGGAGCTGGAATGAACATACACATTGATTCTCAAAACAATGAGATTCATAATAAGGTATTTTCTACTTACaaatatggtttatttttttggttttaattaacCTAATGGAAGTATAAAATTTCTTGTGTGAAAGTAATCTGTGGTTTGGCAAAAATATGCCAGAAAGACAGTGTTTCATCtggttcaaatttttttttcaggactaGTCAACAACTTCATATTCTTACCCATTAAAATTTAGGATTGTGTTTAATTTTCATGCTTTTAAATATGTACTGTTTGGTAACAGAGTAAGTCATGATTCCTTAAAAATCATAAACCTGAAGTGTAACAGAAATTGGCAAAGGTTTACAAATGTgaccaagaaaacattttttgtttgttccccAATTTTGAATttaagataatttatattttatattgtctatTTGGGGATGAATGCTTTACAAAGACAAAACATACCCATTACAGTTATAATTTACTCAGAGCTTTGAGTTGTCACCGATTCTAACAAAATTATGATTTCTGACATTGCTAACGACCACTAAGAAAGAGACATCTATCAGACAGGGTGCAGAGATTCTGAGAATCACGACTCCATTACACCTTTGaattcatttcttccacattCGTACAGGAGCAAATCTCTATTAAAAACTCATAAACCTTCAAACTTCACTAACAAGTAACTCCTTTGATTAGGGCCCTAACTAATGCTTTCATTTACTACTGGAAAAAATATGACACCTTAGTTCTAGACTTGCACAATAACTTGTTCTCAAGCTAAAATTTTGAGTCTAAACAAATTATATCCTTTGGGAAgagatatttggaaataagaatTTGCACTGAGTTAAAATTGGTAGGAATTAACTACTTACATTATTAGTTCTGTTCTGCATTACTTCCAAAACTGACCAACACACAAAACTTCAGgtgagtaactttttttttttaagattttatttatttatttgacagacagagatcataagtaggcagagaagcaggcagagagaggaaggaaaggaggctccctgctgaccctgggaccctgggaccctgggaccatgacctgagcatgaaggcagaggctttaacccactgagccacccaggcgccccaggtgagtaactttttaaaactggTCCTTGAAGACCTATGGTCAGCCTTTGTACCAAAAGTTAATTTCAACAGAGAGAGCTGCAGATAAACCATTTTCCTTGGCAGATAGTCTGAATGTTGGCCACTCTTCCTTATTAAACCTAAGTTTTCTGGTAAAAAGAAGGTGGGCTGGGATGAGCTAATTTACTATCCATACTTTTACGATACCTGTTTCATGAATGAACATCAACATTATGTAAGCACGTACCAGCACACGTTGGACCAACCAACAGGTTGGACAGTTAAGGGGGAAAATCACCTTTTAGTAATTGTTGGAGGGGGCAGAATTGTAAGGTCTTCCATTGACTATTGGCCAAGTATCCCTCTTCATCAATTTCtatctgcccaccccccacttaATCTCTAAACTCATACTGTCTTTAAGGAGATTCTCCTTGATGTTTAGTAAGCTCTAACAGCTTTGTCATAAACCAAAGTTCTTGATAATTCGCCTCCTGACAAGTAGTTCTCCTGAGTGCTTATTTTAGAGAATTTACTTCTGGCTTCTTCTACTTAATCACCACCACTTCAAGCTACTCAAACCTGTAAGCAGACAGACAGCCGTTTCCTTTTGCCTGCTTTCTCTGGAACTATTGTACCATCCCAAATTAGACCTATACAGTCATTCTGGTTCACAATAACAGACCcctccctcaacacacacacactgtctctctctctctctctcattctttccacCTCTCCCCAACCCACCGAAACCAACTCTATCCTTCCATAGAAGACTTCTGTTTTCAATATTAAGTCAAAGCACATTAGCATGGGTTAGAAGGTGGGAATACCACATGTAAGTACTTCCTCATTGTAAGTATTTTATGGTTTAGTAATTTTCCTCAACAATGTTCGGCTTGCTTTTTACCAGGAAAATCGTGTCACCTTGAAAGTCTGCAAGAATTACATCCTGGGGTTTTGAGAATAAGTTCAAATACTTACTGAGGATAAGTTCACGAAGCAAAGGCCATTTTCTGCCCTTTAAAATGACCCCTGACCTCATTATGTTTACTCAATGAGAACAAATGCTTTCAAGATCCACCTAAGCCACCTCCAGAAGGTGGTTATCTATAAACTACGACATTTCCAGAAACTCCCTCTCTGTGGCGCGGACTGCTGTGAGGGAATGTAGCCAGCGCCTGGGACCAGAGTTTTCAATTGGCGGCGACATTCGGAGAGAGGCTGCACTTCTGCCAGCCCCGTCGATTCGGAATCCACCCAACCGCGGAATTCCCCAACTCTCCATCACTTTCGGAGTCAAATCTAGCATGGATCTGGTCGCAGCAAAGGATAAGATGAGGTGTGGGGATGTCAGGAAAAGAGAAACGTGGGGATTCGATGTAATAATCGCTGGGCCTGGCCTTAGAAGCCCCAGTGCGCGAGAGCTATGGGATGGCGAAGGGCGTGCGTCCTGGGGTAAGAGCGGGGGGCTGGTGGGCCCCAATCCTGCGCGTGGAAGCAGTAATTCCCTGTTCTCCCAACCCTCCGGTACGACTCCGCGCTCCGCGTCTTGGGCTTCCCCAACCCGAGAGGGACCGGGGTTGGACTTGGCGTGGATATCCAGCGGGGCCCGCTCACCCCCTCGCCCTCGGTCCTCTCGCGGGCTGTCGCCTCTCTGCCCTTTGGGCCGCCGAGGAGCCCCTCAGGTCATGGGCTCACGGCGCCCGCGTCAATCTTTCCCTGCCTTGAAATGCGGATTCTGGTTGCTAAGGAAATCGAGGCCGTGCCCCTGCGGTGCCCCTTGCCCATCTTCGTCCTTCGTCCCGCCTTTGGCTGATGGCGCCACATTTCCTTGAGCTCCGCAAGACGGGCAAAAGTGAGGCGGGACAGCAAATCTTAGACTCGTTCCCCGCGCCTCCCTCCTGCATCCGTCGGGGCGCTCCAAGGGTTGGCGACGCTGCCCTGCCCCAGGCGCAGGAAGGAAGTCTTGGGTTCTCTGGAGCCTAAGCCAGTCGCCTGGAACTGCGGCAGCCAGGCCTGCCCGGAGCGCCAGGCCGAGGGAGGGGCCGAGACGCACCCAGCAGGCCCGCAGGGGTGCGGGGACCGCGGTGGCGAGGCGGGGACCCCTGCGGCCCGCTTTCCCCAGCACCTCTCCTCGGATGTGGTCCCGCTGCGGTGGGATGGCTGCGCTGCGCTGTGAGTTTGTCTGGCAGCTTCTACTGAGCAGCTAATAGTATAACAACCCGGCTTTGATAAATCTGAACTAATTACCCCTCTTAATTAAAGTCTTTAGCAGTTGTTTCACTGTTTTGGCAAGAAAACAGGAGAGACTTGCAGTTAGAAAACACCAGAGCCCGAGCTCACAGCGGAGCTGCTGATTAACACTTGAAGCATTTCAAGGACCTGGCACCCTCCACACTTTGGTTTTCATCCATGTTTGCTCCTTGAATGGAAGTATATTCGTctataaacacatatacacacataaaaacacGGAGGCTCTTTTTGCCAGCTGCATATAAGTCAGTATGATCCTTCAGGATGCAAACAATAGATATCCTTCTGAATGGTATTGTCCTAAAGCCTATTTGGTATGTATATTACACACCTCTCCTAGATATGTTGTTTCCATTTAACTGAGCGCTACAAACGTATCAGATGGCCCAGACATGTTTCTATTAGGAAATCCACATCTACTGTCTCTGAACTTTGTCAAATTTCATTACTTTACCAAAGTTATAACTGTTTAAAAAGACTATTGTTTGTTCTTGGTGAATTTTTCAGATCAAACCTTAGATGATATTAACTCAGAGTTGGACTTTTAAAGAATATGAAGGATGAGGGGGTCAGAATAGTGATCTCTAGCTGGATCATATGAACAGAACCCTAAAGTTGTTGATTAAATAAGCATGTTCCAAAACTTTATTTCCAACAGTCAATGAATCAGTTTTCACGTGCAATAATCAAAACCGAAATTCAAATTCATCCATAATGAACCACCTTTCTCtaatgtgtatttgtgtgtatgtgctcACGAATGTGGACCGTGCCTTTACAGGCACACACATCTATGcgtgtatatataacatacacacaGTGTCTCGTTACCtcagggaaagaggaaatgatAATAAACAATCGGCAGGCATCTTGAGACAGCAGAATAACACAATGGAAATATATacaatcataaaattaaaatggtgcAGCATTCCCGGGTAGGATAATACAGATCTCAATAAATACAGcagaattttgtttaaaaaacaaaacaaaacaaacaccatcTCTCCACCCGAGATGAAgtctttccaaattaaaaaaaaaattggaaacaaaccCCCAAATTTTCTCATAATTGTTAGTGCCTATATAGGATATAATACACAAAACCATTTAGCAGGTGCATGCAAGAGGCAAAAGGCCAGGAAATGCAGAGGCTTCTGATCTGCTTTAACATGTGGGGCCCAATATGCCCAGGGGTCTGTAGACGAGCTTGGATCTGCATGACCCAGCTCTATTCCCTTGTTGCCTCAGTAGTGGGGACCCTAAAGGGGCTGGGAAGGGACTTTGGCCTTGATCACTGATGGGCCGGGTGGAGCCCGGGCTGCAGGGGCCCAGGGGGTGGCAGCGGTGGTGGAAGAGGTGGCAAGGTCGCAGGCGGCATCTGCTGTAGAGGGGGCGATGGGTCGGTGCCGGGCTCCCCAGCAGACGTGCGGGCCAGCCCCAGGCTGCTGTCATGCAGCTTGCGGACGTGCTTCTTGAGGTCAAAGTTCCTGCAGAAGCCCTTGCCACATGTGGGGCAGGTGAAGGGCTTCTTGTCGTTGTGAGTGTGCATGTGGAAGGTGAGGTTGTAAACCTGGTGGAAAGCCTTGTTGCAGATATTGCACTTGAACTGCTTCTCCCCGCTGTGGGTCAACTTGTGGTTTTTGTAATTCCCTGAAACAGACAAATGACAGGGATGTGGATCTGAAAAGAGCTGGAAAAGAGAGGAGTGGACCATTGGAAAGCAAGAGGAAGAGCAGCCACAGCTCCGACAGCAAGTGCAGGGCTGCCCTCCCGCCTGCACTTCTCTCCCCAAGTTTACTTGTAAATATCAACAATGAGGCCGTTCCCTCcacatattaaaacatatttattaatccaattttataaaatgagaacaagCGGTTAGGAAATACCCCCTCCATATATAAACTATGCCTTTCTCTAATATTAATCAGTCACACAGGTAAGAGGTTGAAATGTCAACGTAGGTGCCAGTAACCACCTGCACTTCAAaacatcattttttccccctaaaatatcTGGAAAAGATTAGAACTTTCAGTAAGACTGCCATGAAAGGCCTCCTGGGTTCTATACCTTTTTGATGAAATCCTTTGCCACAGAATTCACACACAAACGGTTTGTAGCCTGCGTGTATTCGGGTATGTGTGTTTAAAGTGGAACTTCTATTAAATGCTTTGCCACACTGGTTACATTTGTGAGGTTTTTcctgagagaaagggaagaaaagtaggAAGTTAGGGTATTTTGTTAAGGGGAGTCCTGCAAACTCAAAAACACAGTAATGCTGTCTCTCATGCTTTTAAgcagaacaaaggcaaaaacatAGCATTTCCCCCGGTCCAGCTAGCACATTTCAAACCTTATGCTAAAGAATAAGAGTTCAGCAGCTATTTTTCTACAAACTGTTTGGAAGTAAGCCAGGTGAAATTGAGACAGATGAACACACACCTGGGTGTGAATGATCTTGTGCCTGCACAGGGTGCTGGCTTGCCGGAAGCCCTTTCCACAGACTTTGCAAACGAAGGGTCTGGCTCCTGTGTGCACTGGCATGTGACGGGTTAAGTTATAGTGTGCGTTAAAGACCTTAAAGTTAAACACACAGAGAACAGGTTAGCCCAACAAGCACTTTGAAATCAaacctggtggggggggggcggtacgGGGAGGGGTAAAGAAATAATCTTATAGCAAATGTtatcaaataataacaaaataaaatgaaatttgaaaggaggtaaggaaagagggaagaaggaaggaaggaaagaagtaaaggaaggCAGGCGGGCAGACCTTCCTTCTACAGAGTACTTGCCTTTCCACACACTTCGCAAGTGAAAACTTTGGGCTTGGTATTAGGAGAGCCTCGGGTGAAGTCAGAGGTTTTGAAAGCGATTTTTTCCGACAGAAGCTGGGCGCTTTCTTTCATATAATGCTGCAGTTGAGCCTGGGACAAGTCTTTGAAAGCTACTCCCGAGGGGTACTTCTCCACCGTCGGGACCACCAGTTTATTCCTTTCAGCTAAATACGTTTTTGGCTGAGGGTGCAGAGGGGAACTGAGGAAGTAGGAGGCCACCGGGTGGATGTTAACGCCGGCCGCCGGGTGGCATGGGCCATCACCTCGATTCAGGTAGCACAGGGCTCCCATGGCGTGGAAGGAAGAATGGTTGACCACACGCGGCCTTACCAGCTTGTACTGCTGCAGCGGCAGCGCGTCGCGGGCCAGGTCGCCCTTAAGACTCAGCGCGCAGTTGAGCAGGTCGCTGCAGCTGAACGCGGGCGCCCCGGGCGCAGCCGCCGGTGCCGCTGGAGCCTCCAGGCTCGTCTTCCGCGGCTCGGAGCCAGTCATTCCGGCCTTGGAGGTCGTGTCGTACGCCACAGGCACGAAGGGGATCATGCAGGGGATCGACGAGTTAAGATGCAGAGAGTGCTTGGGGTCCCCCTTGGGCACCGCTCCCTGCAGGAAGTGAGGGACGGGCAGGGCCTTGGGCTCGGGAGTGCGCGCCATGATTCGTTCGATGGAGAAAGCCAAGGGTTTGGAGGTGCTCATCATGTTGCCCCGGGCCGGAGCAGTAGCTAACATTTTGGCAGTCGCGTTGTGGCAAGTACTGTCCATGACTGAGTCGCCAGAGTCCGTCAGCCGGGGCCAGGCTGCGCCGTCGTTGCCTTGTTCCCTGCTTGTCACAGACCTGCGGAGAGCAGGACGGgcaccatcaccaccagcagcctcctcctcctcctccccagcatcACCAGCCGAACCTGCCAGCCCAGCCCAATGGACTCCTGCCAGCCCATCGCAGAGTTCTTGGCGCACCAATGACTCGAGGACAATCACTACTTATTTCTATCAATAGAAAGTGTTGTGTCAATAACGCAGCCAAGATCTCGCCAATCGTTAACTTCCAAGAGGAGAAGGTAAACTAGATAATTGCTCAATTCGCTTCCAACAGTCaacaggaaaacttttttttttctctgcagtcAGTGACTACTTTTCATTGGTGAGTGAAGTTCCCCCGCCCAGAAGAGGCGGGGGCGCTCTTCGCAGCGAGGCACGCCCTCCCCTCCGCTCGCAGTCTTTCCGGCGCACACCTCGCCATCCTCCCCCGcccctttgctttttcctctgtctttttaaTTCTCAATCTGCTTAACCAGGCTTTAAAGGCCAAGCAAATCTGAGATCAATTTTCCCGTTTAGCTCTAAGTGACATCATCTAAAATCATTGTGCAAGGGCTaaataaggaaacagagtctAATTCAGGGGCAAACGCCGGGCTATATTTATGAAACGCCAGGCTCCAGAAAGCCACGGCCAGGAAGCCGACCTCAGCGAAATCCGAGCTTTCCCTGCACGGTTCCGCCGGGCAGAAACTGGGCCCGGGTCAGAGCAGCGCCGCCTCCTCCGCAGCCCTCTTTCTAGGGCTCCTCTGGGGCGCGGGGCTCGGGACTACCGCATCCCAGGGTCTCTGGCCCGAACCGAGTCTGGACCACTTGGAAGACGCCAGCAGGTAACTGGCCTCACAAAACGTCCCTGAGTATTAAAGGCCTTGGGAGGCTTGTTATGTGTTTGTGGTTTTGTAAATGCGATGTCACGACAGGAGCTTGGGAAAGACGCACTCCATCCACAAAGTTGAGGAGGAGTTGCCAGGAATAAGCGGGTGTCACACCAAAAGAAGCCTCGGCGACGGCCGGACCCCACCACTGATATACACcaacacacacgcgcgcgctTCTATACCCACTGAGAGCCcggaaaatgtatttaaataccTGCTCTCAGAGCTCTGTCGGAGCATTTTAAACATTGAAAGTTGAGCTGAGAAGGGAAACAACTAAGTGatcccacccccaggcccccatGTCCCTACTAGTGGAGTCTGAACTCCTCCAGCCAGCGGCGCAGGAGGCAgccaggggtgtgtgtgcaccGCGAGGCGGCGAGCACCGGGACCTGCGGGAGCGCGAGCACGCGGAGACCTATCCTCTGCAACTCCCGCGTATGCAGGCGCCCGCGGGTCTAGCGCCCGGGTCAAAACTCTCCTCCAGGAGTGGTAGAGCCTAAGGAGTGTTCCGGGAAGAttcctctggctgcttctccGGCTGCGCGGGGTCTCGAAGTCTAGGCGGGCGCAGCCCGGAGCGCACCGAGAACAGCCGCGCTCAAGTCCGTGGTTGCTCCCCTTTGCGAGCCTGCAAACAGGCAGAGCTTAGCCCCGGACTAGCGGCAGTGCAGCGAGGAGTCGGCGGCCGGGAGCTCAAGCCAGCGAGTAAGGGGAGGAAGAGCGCAGAGGTGCCAGCTCAGAACCTGGCGGCCTGCACGCCCCGGTGAATGGTCGCCCGCAGCAGTCCAGGGTGCCATCTACCTGGTGAGTTACCCTCAGAGAGTGCGCGTAGAACAGGTGGTGACGGGTGCCAGACATCGGGTGGGTGTGGGTGTCTTCTTGCAAGAGCCCTGAAAAGGAGGCTGGATGCAAACTGACTTGAAACCCTGGGATTGTTGAGCCCCTGAGGAATGCCACCCCAAAACGCGAAATTGGACCTCAAACGGAGGAAATTAACCTCAACACAAtccctcctccctaccccatTGCTCAGTCCAGGCCACTCACACGGGCTCTTCGTGAGTgtctgccccgcccccgcccagcgAGCCCAGAGGGGTAGAAACCGCAAAGAGCCGGGGCTGGGAAGGCGCCCTAATGCCCAGCGGCAAAGCAGGGCAGCTGGAGGGGTGGTGGAGAAACTCAATTGCTAAGGATGTGGGGGAGGAGGCGTGAGTCCTATTGGAAGTTGAAGGCAGCCAAAGGGCTAAATGGGGAGAAAGGTCTGGATGCGACTGGCCATAACAACTAGGCCAGGGAAGTGCCTCGTGTCAGGTCTTGGGGTGGCTTCGGGCTAGGAGGACAGATGCAGGGGTACAGAAGTGCCGACTGACTGAGGCGAGCGCAGGGCACTAAAGCCGAGTGCAGGAAGAGGCGCCACACCACTTTGGGGCAGTTCTTGGCCCGAGCTCGGCGGTCACCGAGGGTGCGCCCACCCTGCAAAATCGTCCTTCCTTTTGCTGTTGGGGCCTCAGAacctgcctcctcttcttccccgCTCAGACAAAGAGCGCGGGACGGCTTTGCTAGGCGaaaggcggggttggggggggggtgcgtcCCACGACAGATGGGTCGTGGCTAAGACTTTAATTGCTGCCTTTGGGGGCAGGTCAGATTTCCTTTCCTACCTGCCACTTCCCAACATCGAAAAATCCCCCTCGTGCTGCACTGCTCCATCATAGGGCcaggtttaaagaaaaaagcaacgAAGCACGAAACGGCCTAACTCTGGAAAGCTTTGGAGCGCCCAGCTGACTTGCACAACTCACCCGCTTCCGGAGCGTTACCTGCCTTCTGGACTGAATGCCACCAGTTTATTTTACGTTCGTCGCgtgtccctccctttccccttttctcccctcccccactccctcctcctttAGGGCAAAAGAGCCTTGCTTTAACCTCAGTAAATTTCTCCTTCAGTGGACACtgaacaaaaagggaaaattattgGCTAAGGGGTATAAGTGTTTTGTATAGTTAATATTTCCACTATTTGCAATTCACCGGTCTTTTCGGGATTTGCCTTTTTGACAAGTGTTTGAAAGTATGGTGTCATTCGAGTAACACGAATATCTCAAAGTAGCAATTACACCCTTCCTTTAAAACATCAGACCCGAGCTTGCTAATCCTGAAGACTGAAGAGGTGCTTTTATAAATCAAGGTCTTGATATTCCAACATCTGTTAATGAGT from the Lutra lutra chromosome 11, mLutLut1.2, whole genome shotgun sequence genome contains:
- the FEZF1 gene encoding fez family zinc finger protein 1 isoform X1 translates to MDSTCHNATAKMLATAPARGNMMSTSKPLAFSIERIMARTPEPKALPVPHFLQGAVPKGDPKHSLHLNSSIPCMIPFVPVAYDTTSKAGMTGSEPRKTSLEAPAAPAAAPGAPAFSCSDLLNCALSLKGDLARDALPLQQYKLVRPRVVNHSSFHAMGALCYLNRGDGPCHPAAGVNIHPVASYFLSSPLHPQPKTYLAERNKLVVPTVEKYPSGVAFKDLSQAQLQHYMKESAQLLSEKIAFKTSDFTRGSPNTKPKVFTCEVCGKVFNAHYNLTRHMPVHTGARPFVCKVCGKGFRQASTLCRHKIIHTQEKPHKCNQCGKAFNRSSTLNTHTRIHAGYKPFVCEFCGKGFHQKGNYKNHKLTHSGEKQFKCNICNKAFHQVYNLTFHMHTHNDKKPFTCPTCGKGFCRNFDLKKHVRKLHDSSLGLARTSAGEPGTDPSPPLQQMPPATLPPLPPPLPPPGPLQPGLHPAHQ
- the FEZF1 gene encoding fez family zinc finger protein 1 isoform X2, with translation MDSTCHNATAKMLATAPARGNMMSTSKPLAFSIERIMARTPEPKALPVPHFLQGAVPKGDPKHSLHLNSSIPCMIPFVPVAYDTTSKAGMTGSEPRKTSLEAPAAPAAAPGAPAFSCSDLLNCALSLKGDLARDALPLQQYKLPKTYLAERNKLVVPTVEKYPSGVAFKDLSQAQLQHYMKESAQLLSEKIAFKTSDFTRGSPNTKPKVFTCEVCGKVFNAHYNLTRHMPVHTGARPFVCKVCGKGFRQASTLCRHKIIHTQEKPHKCNQCGKAFNRSSTLNTHTRIHAGYKPFVCEFCGKGFHQKGNYKNHKLTHSGEKQFKCNICNKAFHQVYNLTFHMHTHNDKKPFTCPTCGKGFCRNFDLKKHVRKLHDSSLGLARTSAGEPGTDPSPPLQQMPPATLPPLPPPLPPPGPLQPGLHPAHQ